The Dokdonia donghaensis DSW-1 DNA window AATGTCTCCGCCCATTGCTTGGACTTCATTATGTGTTAGAAAAAGTCCTAAGCCTAAAGCATTTTTATTACCGTGAAAGGTTTTATACAGTTTAAAAAGATCTTTACCGTGCTTCTCTAGATCTATACCTAAACCATTATCTCGTACCATAAGGTATTTCTTGCCATTTTCTTCATAGGTAAAGACAGTTATTTCTGGATCACGGTCTGGATGTTTGTATCGCAACGCATTAGTTATCAAGTTTTGTAATATACTTTCTAGATAAGCTTCTATGTACATCACCTCTTCTACTTCAGAAAATTCTGTGTACATAACCGCCCTACTCGCTCTAATATCTTGGCTAAGGCCAGCGACTACACGGTCATAAACGTCTTTTATAACAACAGGTTCTAATTTTGTATTTGAGATATTATGAACACTTACAATCTTATTAAGATGCTGAAGTGTAACGTCTAGGCTATTGCCTATTTTTTCAAAGTTATTTACTAACTCTATTTGATCTTCTGTAAGAGTAGATCTATCCATTAAGGCGGAAGACATTTGTAAATTGCTCACCTGTGACCTTAAGTTATGAGATATAATATGTGCAAAGTCATAGAGTCTAGAGTTATGACCTTCTATGAGCTTAAGAGATTGCTCCAGTTGTTGCTCTCTTTTCTTTTGTTCATCTATTTTTCTAAAAACTCCTCGTATACCTATAATCTCTCCAGATTCATCTCTAAGCGGTTTTCCTTTTGCAATAGCCCAGAAAATCTCTCCATTATAAGTTTGCATTTTTATTTCTGTAGAGAATGGTTTCCCTTCTGCACAACCAAAAAAGAACTCTGTTGCTCGATCTAGATGCTCTTCTGCATAAAATGTATAGCCGGACTTTAATGTGGGTACGTAATCTTTGGGGACATCCAGTATGACACGTGCCTGATGGTCAAAATGACTGGTTTTATTCTTAAAATCTACACTCCAGCCACCAGCCTCTGTTAATGCAGAAATTTCTTGATAGTAAAATTTATCAATAGAAAAAAGATCAGACTTTTCCATAGGTGATGAGTGGGTATGAGAATCTCTCCTTCTCTTCATTGTAAAGGCAGTTATATTCATAAATATGATTTGGGATTATGAATATACCAAATAAATCAAAAGAGCCTAAAAATGATACCCCTTTTTCGGTGTAATGCAGCTATTTAGCGCAATGTCTTGGCTGTTTTTTACGATTATCTCTTCTTCTGGCTCAAAAAAACTAAGCCCTACTTTTACCACATCACTCTTACATTGAGATAAAAAGCGATCATAAAACCCCTTGCCGTAGCCCACTCTGTTACCTTCTTGATCATAAGCTAGTAGAGGTATAAAAACAACATCTATATTTCTTGCAGGGATCTCGATACCGCCAGCTGGCTCTGGAATGCCATACTTGTTTACAACAATTTTTGTGCTGTCTGTAAGTAAATAATGCTTCATCGTATTGTCGTTAAAATCTGATGAAGAGAGTACAATATTCTTGTCTTTACCTCCTAAAATCGAAAGAAGAAACTCCGTGTTAATTTCGCGTAAGCGTTCTATAGGCAAGAAGATGTGATAAAACTCGTGCTCCCATATGTCTAGGCTCAATGCTTGATTTGCAATTTCAAGACTTAGTTCATCTAGCTTTTCTAGAGTTAAGGCATTACGAAGGTTTTTATACTTCTTCCTCAGCTCCTGCTTCATCTTGGTCTTCATTATGTTCTCTAGAGATATTAAAAATTGCATCACCTTGATACACAAGTGATGCCTCATTTACATTAATTACATATCCCTCATTTTTTGCCTTCACCACGTGTCTAAATTTTCCATAAGGATCTGTAATGGTTGCGATATGTTGTCCCACAGTGAGGCGCTCACCACAAGAAACTTTAGTATGTAGTAACCCTGAATATTGTGCGCGCATCCAGCGAGTGCTCTCTACGAGCACTGAGGGTTTTGGTGCTTCTGGTACTGTAAATTTATCATCAAGCATATCTAAATGATTAAGTACTCGCATTGTACCAAAAACACCTAGTCGAGCAATTTCCTTATCGCTTACTTTAGATTTACCCCCCTCAAAGAGAATGGTAGATTTATTCATTCTAGAACAAGTGGCTCTATATGATTTTGAAATTACTTTGGAGTGTAATGTAAATGGTGCATTAAAAATAGTTGCATACTTCATAGAGTCTACATCTAGCGGGTCTATACGAACTTGTGCAACGTTAAAACGAGAGGCACCTCCGGTATGGAAGTCAAGACAAAGATCTGCTACTGGTAAAATTTTCTTTACAAACTGGTAGGCAAATCTACTGGCCAGTGACCCTCTAGGATTACCAGGAAACACTCTATTGAGGTCTCTCCCATCTGGAAAAGCCCTTTTCATATCTAAAAAACCAAAAATATTGACCACTGGCACACAGATAATGGTTCCTATTTTAGGTTTATTTATCTTCTTTGCGATAAGCTGCCTTACAATCTCTACACCATTTATCTCGTCACCGTGTATGCCAGATGTAATTAATATGACAGGGCCAGGCTGTACGGCCCTTTCTATAATGATAGGCACCTCAACAGAGGAGGCCGTATATAATTTTGCAATATTAAAATTTACTGTTGCGCTCTTACCTGGTAAGATTTGCTCCCCTAGTATGGTGAGCACATTATGTTCATCTATGTGTGCCAAATGTTTTGATAATTATATGCTACGCTCTATATAACGTATGATACTCTTTGCTATATCTTTTCCAGTTGCTTTCTCTATGCCTTCAAGACCAGGTGATGAGTTTACCTCAAGTATAAGCGGCCCGCGTTCACTTTGTAGCATATCTACACCTGCTACGCCTAGTCCCATTGCTTTTGCCGCCTTGATGGCTGCATTTTCTTCTTCGTCAGATAGGGTTATAATCTCTGCAGTACCACCGCGATGAAGGTTTGATCTAAACTCACCTTCTTTACCTTGTCGCTTCATAGCTCCTACTATCTGCCCGTCTACTACAAAGGCTCTTAAATCTGCTCCCTTTGCTTCTTTGATATACTCTTGCACTATCACGCGCGCTTCTAGTCCATTAAAAGCCTCTATCACAGACTCTGCTGCATTTTTTGTCTCTGCAAGCACAACGCCCAGACCTTGTGTACCTTCAAGTAGTTTTATAATAAGCGGTGCGCCTCCTACGTGGGCAATCATCTCTTCTACATCGCGAGAGTAGTTTGTAAAAACCGTTTTAGGTAGTCCTAGCTTAGATCTAGATAAAATCTGAAGACTACGCAACTTATCTCTACTGCGCACAAGTGCCTGTGAGGTAGTGGTGGTAAATGTATTCATCATCTCAAACTGTCTCACAACAGCTGTACCATAAAAGGTAATTGATGCTCCTATACGTGGTATGACAGCATCTGCAGTTTCTAGTGTGCGATTTTTATATATTACTGTAGGCTTTTTTTTCTCAATAATGAGGTCACATTTAAGCGGGTCTATGACCTCTACACTATGGCCTCTTTTGAGCCCAGCTTCTTGCAGCCTTGCCGTACTATATAAATTAGGATTACGAGATAAAATTTTTAGATTCATTCTTTTTGAGGTTATAAGACACATCTGTAAGTGAGGTGTCTACTATGAATTTATTGGTAAGGAACTTACGACCTAGAAGTACAGGAAATCGCATATCTTCCCTAGAGGTTAGGGTGAGTGATATTTTATATGTTTTTCCATATACGGTAATCTTGCTTTGCACCTCATAACGATACTGTATCTCTCCATTACTACTGCGCACCGCAGCAATATCATAATCGCTAAAAGTCATCACTTGCCCGTTATATAAAGGGTGCTTTTTATCAAAAAATGTACAAATAAGGTTATCCTTCTCTTCCACAATGTTATGACAGTGTATGGATGAGGTATAAGCTCCCGTATCAACCTTTACATCGATATCTTGAAGTCCCAATTCTGGAAAGTCTACTTTGTCTGTGCGACCTATTATACGTTTTGGCATATGATAGCAAGGTATAAAATATGCGCTTTCTTTAAGTAGATTTTAACGTGATTTTTTATGCTTTCGCGAAAGCGTAATACCAATCATATACTATCTTTGGGTATGCCTGCTGCTCCAATAGAACTTCAACTCAAGACCCTCCCCACCAGCCCGGGGATATACCAATATTACGATAAGAATGAAAAACTACTATACGTAGGTAAGGCAAAAAATCTCAAAAAACGTGTGTTATCTTATTTTAACAAAACACACGATAACGGGCGTATACGTACAATGGTGAAAAAAATTTACGAGATGAAACACATCGTCGTAGAGACCGAAACAGATGCGCTCCTTCTGGAAAATAGCCTCATAAAAGAGTACCAACCGCGATATAATGTCTTGCTTAAAGATGATAAAAGTTACCCGTGGATTTGTATTAAAAATGAGCGCTTCCCAAGGGTGTTCCCTACGCGTAGATTAATTAAGGATGGTAGCGAGTACTTTGGCCCATACACGAGTATGAAAACGGTGCGTACACTTCTAGATTTAATAAAAAATCTTTACAAATTGCGCACCTGTAACTATGACCTATCTAAAGAAAAAGTAGACGGTGGCAAATTTAAGGTTTGTCTTGAATATCACTTAGGTAATTGCGAGGGGCCCTGCGAAAACAAGCAGTCAGAGCAAGAATATCACGAGCATATAGAGCACATACGACAGATTGTGAAGGGAGATTTTAAGGACTCTCTGGCTCGCTTTCGCGAAAAAATGAAAGCCCACGCCGAAGCAATGGAGTTTGAAGATGCACAACTTATTAAAGAAAAACTTGATATACTAGAAGGTTACCAGTCTAAGAGTACGGTTGTAAACCCAAAAATTAGTAATGTAGATGTATTCTCAATCATAAGTGATGAAGGCTACGGCTATGTAAACTTCTTACAGATAAGCCACGGTGCTATTATAAAATCACACACCTTAGAACTCAAAAAACAACTAGACGAAACAGATAAAGAACTGCTAGAGCTAGGTATTATAGAAATACAACAACGTTTTGATCATAACTCAAAAGAGATATATGTGCCATTTCCGGTAGACCTTGGCTCTAGATTTAAAATCACTGTGCCTAAGCTAGGAGACAAAAAACGCATACTAGAACTCTCTGAGCGTAACGCAAAATACTACCGTATGGAGCGTTTTAAACAAACTAAAATTGTAGATCCAGATCGCCATACTAATAGAATTATGGCACAAATGAAAGTAGACCTACGACTTAGTGAAGAGCCTAGACACATAGAGTGTTTTGACAACTCAAACATACAGGGTACAAACCCAGTTGCCGCTTGCGTGGTGTTTAAAAACGGTAAACCCAGTAAAAGTGACTACCGTAAGTTTAATATAAAAACTGTCGAGGGTCCAGATGATTTTGCAAGTATGGAGGAGGTTGTATTTAGAAGGTATAAACGCTTGCTTAATGAAGGAGAACCACTACCTCAACTCATTATTGTAGATGGTGGTAAAGGACAACTATCAAGCGGCGTAAAAGCACTAGATGACTTAGGGCTGCGTGGTAAGATTGCAATTATAGGTATAGCAAAGAGGCTTGAAGAACTGTTTTATCCTGGTGACAGTATCCCGCTATATCTTGATAAAAAAAGTGAGACCCTTAAAATCATACAACACTTACGCAACGAGGCTCACCGTTTTGGTATCACCTTTCACCGCAACCAGCGTAGTAATGCTGCACTAGGGACAGAACTAGATACCATAAAAGGTATAGGTGAAAAAACTATCGTAGATTTACTTAAACATTATAGATCTGTTTCAAAAGTAAAAACTGCTTCAAAAAAGAGTCTTACAGAGGTGATAGGGCCAGCAAAAGCAACAATTATCTATAACCACTATCACGTAAAACAATGAGAAAACTCCTCCTCATCGCAATAACGCTACTCGCCATACCTATCTATGCGCAAGATGTGCCAGAAGGTGATGTAAAAGTAGGTCTTGTGTTAAGCGGTGGCGGTGCAAAAGGACTTGCTCATATAGGTGTTCTTAAAGCTATAGAAGATGCAGGTGTGCGTATAGATTATATTGCCGGTACAAGTATGGGAGCCATCGTAGGTGGTCTTTATGCATCAGGCTATAGTGCTCAACAACTAGATTCTATTTTTACGGCGGTAAATTTTGATAATATCATTCAAGATAATTTACCTCGTAGAGCAAAAACTCCTTATGAGCGTCACGATGATGAGCGATATGCCATCACCCTCCCTTTTGACAATTTTAAGGTCTCCCTACCTAGCTCACTTAGTAAGGGACAAAACACCTATAACCTTCTCGTAAAGAACCTTGATCACGTGTCTGACCTTACAGATTTTAGTAAACTGTCCATTCCCTTTTTGTGTATCGCTACAGATGTAGAAAATGGAGAACAAGTAGTTTTAGAAGAAGGTTACCTACCAGAAGCCCTAGGTGCTAGTGGGGCTTTACCATCGCTTTTTAGCCCTGTAATGCTTGATGATAAACTCCTCATAGATGGTGGTGTGGTAAATAATTATCCGGTAAAGGAGTTACGTGATAAAGGGATGGAGATTATCATAGGAGTAGATGTACAAGATACCTTGCGGGGTAGAGATCACCTCAAATCTGCCACAGAGGTACTCTTACAGATTAATAACTATCGCACTGCAAAAGCGATGGAAACAAAAAAGAAGGACACAGATGTTTATATAAGACCCGCCATAGATGACTATTCTGTGGTCTCTTTTGATCAAGGTCGTGAGATAATAAACCTAGGGGAGACTAAGGCAAAGGAGCAGTTTCAAACTTTACAAGCTATAGGGATGAGGCAAAAACCGCTTTCGCGAAAGCGTGTTTCACCCACCATAAAAGATTCTATACAAATTGCTACCGTTAGTATTACTGGTAATGAAAAATACACACGTGCTTATGTACTGGGAAAACTTAAGCTCACACCACCGGTTAAAATTTCTTATGAAGATTTTTATAATGGATTAAATAACCTCTCTGCAACCGAAAATTTTGAAAAGATAGGCCACCGCTTACAAAATGTAGCTGGTGAAAAAGTATTGCACTTAGAGCTTCAAGAGTCAAAAAGCACACAATCATTGCGCCTTGCGTTACACTATGATGATTTATATAGAACTGCGGGCCTTGTGAATTTTACAAAAAAAAGAGTTCTGTTTAAAAATGACGTTGCCTCTTTTGATCTTATACTGGGTGACAACATCCGGTATAATTTTGATTACTATATAGACAAAGGTTTTTACTGGAGCGTAGGTCTTAAATCTTCATACACCTCTTTTGAAAAAGGCGTAAATGCCCAACTTTTTGATGCCACAGATGGGGTTTCTCTCGAAGGTATAAATCGTGTTAACCTAGGCTATCAAGATGTATCAAATAGGATATATTTACAAACCATTCTTGCAAAACAATTTTCTTTTAATATAGGTGTACAGCATAAGTTTCTTGATGTAGAAACAGAGACTGTACTACCTACTACAGAGGGAGAAACCGCTGTAATCTTTGAGAAAAGTCATATGGGTGGTGCCTATTCTCAACTCAAATATGACTCGCTTGATAACAAGTATTTCCCAAACTCTGGAGTACTATTTGATGCAGATTTTGATGTATATTTATTCTCTTCAGACTATAATAATAACTTTAGTGAGTTTGGAATTGCAAATGCAAGATTTATGTATGCTGCAAGCATTTCAGACCGTATTACTACAACTATCGAAACAGCTGGAGGGTTTAAAATAGGTGGTGCAGACACAAGATCGCTAGATTTTGTACTAGGGGGTTACGGTGCAAAGCGTGTAAATAATATCGTTCCTTTCTTAGGATACGATTACTTAAGCATACTAGGCGACAGTTATGTTAAGGCCACATTTGACATAGATTATGAGATTTTCCCAAAAAATCATATTAATGTTTCTGCAAATTTTGCAAATGTAGGGTACGACCTTTTTAATAGCACTAAGTCGTGGTTACCCCCACCAGAGTATTCTGGATACTCCTTAGGTTATGGCGCAGAGACGCTTCTAGGACCTATAATTATAAAGTATACTTACAGTCCAGAAATAAAGAGTAGTGAGTGGTTTATTAATCTTGGTTTTGAATTTTAAATCGTGCTAAGACAATAATAGCAAGGGCTAAGCGTTGTCGCACATTTATCATTTTTTTAACGATAGTGTGGTAATTTGTGGCACGTATCGTGGTTTCTCTTGATACATTGTTTAACTCAAAATCATCAATTATGAAAAACCACATCATCGCACTTTCCCTTGTTCTTGCTGCATCTTTCTCTAGCTGTAATTCTAAAACAGACATAGAAGAAGCACAAACTAATAGTAACCTCGCCGCAATTATAAATCCCAGCGAGAAGGCCACTGAAACTAATTATTATGTGACTGCAAGCTCTGGTTTATCTCTGCGCTCTGGTACTAATCTCAAGTCAAAAAAGCTGCTCGTACTTCCTTATGGTGCTCAAGTAAAGCATTTAAGTTCTCCAGAGCATACAGCTATGACACTAGGTGGCATTACGGGAGAAATGATTGAAGTAAGTTATCAAGGAGCTACTGGCTTTGCCTTTAGCGGGTATCTCACTACACTAGCACCACCTCAACCTAGTGAGACTATAAAAGATTATGCAAAACGCATAAGCACAACTGAGCACAAGGTAGATGTAATTACAAAAGCCCATAATAAAGGAGAAGATTACGGTATGACTACCTCAATAGAACTTCCAGCAAGAGACTGGAAAGAAACCTATAAGATAGCACAGCGCCTCTTTAACTTACCAAAAAGTATTCAGCCCGATTTTAACACCAAGGGTACAGTAACAATTTTAAATAAAGAAAAGAGGGAACGAACACTTACAGATGAACTTACACTTAATGTAAGCTCAAAAGGAGAATTACAGAACCTATCTTATGCATATAAGCTTAAAAACTATAAGCGCACAGTGATAATAACTAAAACAAAAAATGGCTTTCTCATTACTGAGGTAGAAGAGTCAAAGTAAAATCTTGTTGTCCATATTGATTAAAAAAGGAGCTTTAAAAGCTCCTTTTTTTTATTCTATAATTTCAACTGTTCTACACTTCAGAAACTCGTAGTGTGTTTACCATTCCTTTTTCTAGTAGTGGCATTGCTACAAGATTAATGAGCATATCTCCCTTATCTACTAGTTCTGTGTTTAAGGCAAGCTGTCTTATATCTTCTACAGTTTCATCTGTGCTTACAAACTTGTCATAAAATAATGCTTTTACCCCCCAAAGCAAGTTGAGTTGTGTAAGTATGCGCTTGTTAGATGTAAAAACAAGTATATGTGAAGACGGTCTCCACGCCGAAATTTGGAAAGCAGTATACCCACTATTAGTAAGTGTTGTAATCGCTTTTGCATCTATTTCATCTGCCATATGAGCAGCGTGATAACATATTGCTTTTGTAATGTAACGTTTAGTCTTAATGTGTGGTGGTGCTTGTGGCACTTTTATTAAGTCTGAATCTTCTACATTACGACATATAGATGCCATCTTTTGTATCACTTGTACTGGGTACTTCCCTACAGATGTCTCTCCAGATAGCATCACTGCATCTGCTCCATCCATTACAGAGTTTGCTACGTCATTTACCTCTGCACGAGTAGGTGTGAGACTAGAGATCATAGTTTCCATCATCTGGGTTGCTATGATTACTGGTATCCTTGCCTTTTTTGCCCTTAGTACTAATTGCTTTTGTACAAGTGGTACTTCGTGTGCTGGTATCTCTACTCCTAGATCGCCACGAGCAACCATAAGAGCATCACAATAAGCCACGATCTTATCTATATTTTCTACAGCCTCTGGCTTCTCTATTTTTGCAATAATAGGCACTTTATGATCTGAGTGCTCTTTGATAAGTTTTTGTAATTGCTGTAAATCTTCGGCGTGACGTACAAAAGAAAGTGCCATCCAGTCTACTTTAAGCCCTAGCGCAAAAATGGCATCTTTTACATCCTTTTTTGTAAGTGCTGGTAATGATATATCTGTATTAGGAAGATTTACTCCTTTTTTAGAACGTAGCGGTCCTCCCTGTATAACTTTTGCTTCGACCTCAGTTTTTCCATCTGTCTTTACAACTTCAAACATTAGTTTTCCATCATCAAGCAATATGCGTTCACCAGGTTTAACATCTCTAGGGAACTGCTTATAGTTCATATAAACGCGTTCCTTTGTTCCTTCAAACTCCTTTTCGGTTGAGAAGGTAATGATGTCTCCCGGGTTTACGATTACCTCTTCTTTCATTTTACCTACTCTAAGCTTTGGACCTTGTAGGTCTGCAAGTATAGAGGTGTTAAATCCAGTTTCTTCACTGAGCTCACGTATCATTGCAACGCGCTCCTTAACGTCTTCATAATCTGCGTGCGAAAAATTGATACGGAAAACGTCTACCCCGGCATTCATCATATCGAGTAAAACTTCTCTCTTACTAGTTGCTGGCCCTAGCGTAGCAACAATTTTGGTTTTTTTTCTTTTCGACATTATTCAAAAATTAAGTGTTCTTTATTCTTTAGTGCGTTTACGTCTACGTCATATGCCGTAACGATTTGCGGTATTTGATTTAAGGTTTTTAAGGTTTTTGCTTTCGCGAAAGCGTTACCATCCTCAATAACTTTTATAAAATAGTCTACTTGTTGTAGTTCTGGTATAAAATAAGCCGTTTTAAGGCTTTGTTGTGCTTCAAATAGCCCTGTGGAGACCTCTGAATTTATGGCCACCTTAGACTTGTTTGAAAACACGTAGTAGTCTATATACTGTTGCTTATCATTAAATTCAAAACAAGGATATCTTGTTGTGCTATCATATTGTGTTAATAAGAGGTCTTCGCGGGTTCTGGATAAGCGAACTTCTAAATTTTTATTAAGTAAATATGCTAGATAATAGGGCTCTAATGAACCGTGTATGGCTATGAGTGTGAAGTCATAACCAATGGAATCTTCTAAAAGAATTTTATACATTCCCATAGTGATAAAGCAAGTGAGAAAGATACAAAGAAGCATCTAAAGCAAGTGGGGGGATATGTAAAACTTACGTAAACGTTTTCGTTAAATTGGGTGTTTTTTATGATTTTAAAGGTAATGTAAATGTGACTATGGTTCCTTTACCTTCTTGAGATTCTATACTTAACTCACCGTTGTGGGTTTTTATAAACTCATTAGATAATATAAGGCCTAACCCTGAGCCTTTCTCATTACGTGTTCCTTTTTGAACTGTAGTTTCTGTAAGACTGAGTATTTTTTTTCGATAAGCATCTGTCATCCCTATCCCGTTATCTTCTATTGTAAAAATAAAATCTTGAGCTGTTTTTGAGAACTCTATGACTATGATATCATTGTCATTTGAAAACTTAATCGCGTTAGATAATAAATTTCTTATCACTGTAGCAATCATATTTTTATCGCCCTCTACTGTGCCTTTAAAACTAGATTCTAGACGTACGTTAATCCCTTTTTGCTGTAAATTATCACTATATACTTTAATTTGATCTTTTGTAATAGCTAGAATATCTAGGGGTATAGGTTCATACTTTATTTGACCTGTTTCTAGCTTAGACCACTTGAGCAAGTTATCTAGTAAGGATATGCTGTTGCGACTAGAATCTTCTAGTGAATCTATAATAGCAGCAGTTTGCTTACTCTTAAACTCTTCTTGCTTTAAAACATCCAAAAAATTTATCACGGAAGATAGAGGGCTTCTTAAGTCGTGAGCTACAATAGAGAAAAATTTATTTTTTGTAGCAACTACCTCTGAGAGTCGTTTATTTTGAGCTGCTATCATTTTGTCTTTACGCTCATAAACGTAAAACTGTATAACTAAAAATAGCATAAAGCCTAGTAAAGCTAAGTACCAAATCAAAGAGGTTATAAACATAACCATACTATTCTCTTGTGGGCGTTTATATGCGGTACTCACTACAAATTTTTTGTTATAAAAATTTACTGTGGTTGATACATATGACTCATCTGGGATGTTAAAGTTTTTAAAGTACTCTGGGTCTTCTGTTTTTGCATAACACTTTTGACCATTATAAGATTTTGCACGGTCAAAGTAATTTCCGTTTCCTGCTTGAAATCTATAGACAAAATCTTCTTTGTTTACATTCTTGTAAACACGATCTATTATAGGCGCAAACTCTGCTACGGTCGTAATATAGCCTTTAGATACTCCATTGTCATCTAGTATACCAAAACCCAACGGAAGCCCTACAATACCTTCTATAAGGTTTGTAGGATTTGATGCATAATATTTACTACTACGCATTAAAGTGTCCATCCTACTAATACCAGATTTACCAATGATTTTTTCTAAAGAAGTACCCTCCAAATTTTCAAGGGCAGCCTTTTTCATTGTAAAATCAAATTGAAAAATATGATTTGTATCTAAGTATGAAATACTAAATGGTGGAGGTATGGACAGATCGCTAAGCTGCATATCTAAGAGGTACTTTATGTCTTCCTCCTCTAGATACTCACCATCTGTGATTTCTATATATGCTTTAATGCCAGAAACAAGAGCAGCATAAGTGGTTAAAGAGCTTTGTAACTCAAATGCGGCTCTTTTATTTGCTCTATCAAGTTGTAAGTATTGTGTCTCTTCTTTTTGTTTGGCAATATTTGAAGTTACCCAGTTTACCGCAAGCGCTGTAACTAGTGCGAGTAGTGTAAATACGAGATAATATTTTTTTGGAAACTTCACTGACATAATTATGAGCATTTCTGCTCTAGAACTTAATCTGCTAAGGTAAAGATGATTACGTCGCTAATGTAGTGAAATGATTTATAAATTAAAGTCTACTGTGACTCAATTTCTCGTTGATATGCATAAAATGCACGTTTTGAGGCTATCTCTTCGGCTTTTTTCTTACTTGTAGCACGTGCCTTAGCAATAATTTTACCATCTATATGTAGACGCACACCAAAGTGCTTTACTGCATCTTGACCCGTATCTTCAAAAGTTTCAAACTTGAAAATATGTTTTTCCTTTTGACACCACTCTATAAGAACGCTCTTATAACTTATAATCCGCCCCTCTAGTTTTTCAATATCTACATAAGGCTCTATAACTCGCTTTGCTATAAACTTCTCACAGTAACGATAACCGCGATCTAGATATATAGCTCCCACAAGGGCCTCAAAGAGATTACCGTGTATGTTTGCACCAAAGTTATCTATAGGTATACTAGCCTTCACATATCTTACAAGGTTAAGATCACGCCCTAGCTCATTGAGATGTTTACGACTTACTACTTTAGATCGCATTTTTGTGAGATACCCTTCATTACCTCCTTGTACTTCATTAAAAAGGTGCGCTGCAATGACAGACCCTAGCATAGCATCCCCTAAAAACTCAAGTC harbors:
- a CDS encoding patatin-like phospholipase family protein, with amino-acid sequence MRKLLLIAITLLAIPIYAQDVPEGDVKVGLVLSGGGAKGLAHIGVLKAIEDAGVRIDYIAGTSMGAIVGGLYASGYSAQQLDSIFTAVNFDNIIQDNLPRRAKTPYERHDDERYAITLPFDNFKVSLPSSLSKGQNTYNLLVKNLDHVSDLTDFSKLSIPFLCIATDVENGEQVVLEEGYLPEALGASGALPSLFSPVMLDDKLLIDGGVVNNYPVKELRDKGMEIIIGVDVQDTLRGRDHLKSATEVLLQINNYRTAKAMETKKKDTDVYIRPAIDDYSVVSFDQGREIINLGETKAKEQFQTLQAIGMRQKPLSRKRVSPTIKDSIQIATVSITGNEKYTRAYVLGKLKLTPPVKISYEDFYNGLNNLSATENFEKIGHRLQNVAGEKVLHLELQESKSTQSLRLALHYDDLYRTAGLVNFTKKRVLFKNDVASFDLILGDNIRYNFDYYIDKGFYWSVGLKSSYTSFEKGVNAQLFDATDGVSLEGINRVNLGYQDVSNRIYLQTILAKQFSFNIGVQHKFLDVETETVLPTTEGETAVIFEKSHMGGAYSQLKYDSLDNKYFPNSGVLFDADFDVYLFSSDYNNNFSEFGIANARFMYAASISDRITTTIETAGGFKIGGADTRSLDFVLGGYGAKRVNNIVPFLGYDYLSILGDSYVKATFDIDYEIFPKNHINVSANFANVGYDLFNSTKSWLPPPEYSGYSLGYGAETLLGPIIIKYTYSPEIKSSEWFINLGFEF
- the pyk gene encoding pyruvate kinase — translated: MSKRKKTKIVATLGPATSKREVLLDMMNAGVDVFRINFSHADYEDVKERVAMIRELSEETGFNTSILADLQGPKLRVGKMKEEVIVNPGDIITFSTEKEFEGTKERVYMNYKQFPRDVKPGERILLDDGKLMFEVVKTDGKTEVEAKVIQGGPLRSKKGVNLPNTDISLPALTKKDVKDAIFALGLKVDWMALSFVRHAEDLQQLQKLIKEHSDHKVPIIAKIEKPEAVENIDKIVAYCDALMVARGDLGVEIPAHEVPLVQKQLVLRAKKARIPVIIATQMMETMISSLTPTRAEVNDVANSVMDGADAVMLSGETSVGKYPVQVIQKMASICRNVEDSDLIKVPQAPPHIKTKRYITKAICYHAAHMADEIDAKAITTLTNSGYTAFQISAWRPSSHILVFTSNKRILTQLNLLWGVKALFYDKFVSTDETVEDIRQLALNTELVDKGDMLINLVAMPLLEKGMVNTLRVSEV
- a CDS encoding IPExxxVDY family protein, producing the protein MGMYKILLEDSIGYDFTLIAIHGSLEPYYLAYLLNKNLEVRLSRTREDLLLTQYDSTTRYPCFEFNDKQQYIDYYVFSNKSKVAINSEVSTGLFEAQQSLKTAYFIPELQQVDYFIKVIEDGNAFAKAKTLKTLNQIPQIVTAYDVDVNALKNKEHLIFE
- a CDS encoding sensor histidine kinase, producing MSVKFPKKYYLVFTLLALVTALAVNWVTSNIAKQKEETQYLQLDRANKRAAFELQSSLTTYAALVSGIKAYIEITDGEYLEEEDIKYLLDMQLSDLSIPPPFSISYLDTNHIFQFDFTMKKAALENLEGTSLEKIIGKSGISRMDTLMRSSKYYASNPTNLIEGIVGLPLGFGILDDNGVSKGYITTVAEFAPIIDRVYKNVNKEDFVYRFQAGNGNYFDRAKSYNGQKCYAKTEDPEYFKNFNIPDESYVSTTVNFYNKKFVVSTAYKRPQENSMVMFITSLIWYLALLGFMLFLVIQFYVYERKDKMIAAQNKRLSEVVATKNKFFSIVAHDLRSPLSSVINFLDVLKQEEFKSKQTAAIIDSLEDSSRNSISLLDNLLKWSKLETGQIKYEPIPLDILAITKDQIKVYSDNLQQKGINVRLESSFKGTVEGDKNMIATVIRNLLSNAIKFSNDNDIIVIEFSKTAQDFIFTIEDNGIGMTDAYRKKILSLTETTVQKGTRNEKGSGLGLILSNEFIKTHNGELSIESQEGKGTIVTFTLPLKS
- the rnc gene encoding ribonuclease III encodes the protein MSTFKKIFNSRAEKDGSFFMRMQSIIGFKPKNIAIYEKAFTHRSLGLKKEDGNPLNYERLEFLGDAMLGSVIAAHLFNEVQGGNEGYLTKMRSKVVSRKHLNELGRDLNLVRYVKASIPIDNFGANIHGNLFEALVGAIYLDRGYRYCEKFIAKRVIEPYVDIEKLEGRIISYKSVLIEWCQKEKHIFKFETFEDTGQDAVKHFGVRLHIDGKIIAKARATSKKKAEEIASKRAFYAYQREIESQ